Within the Medicago truncatula cultivar Jemalong A17 chromosome 4, MtrunA17r5.0-ANR, whole genome shotgun sequence genome, the region TATCAGTTTTTCGGTAGGTATCATTGTTCTTTCTGGTTGATTTCATTTGCGTGCTTAATTTactgatgataataataataatgtatcatTGTTCTTTCTGATTGATttcaaatttgagaaaatacCTGAGCCCTGATGCGTACGAGTATATCATCAATGGTATTATTGTTCTTTctgattttatttgtttcagaTTTAACAATGTTTCATCATGAttagttcaattcaattgtgTGCTTGTTTAGAATTTGAATGTGTCGTGTGATTATTGATTCTTGTAGGAGGAAAAGACAAAGAATCTGAGGACATTTCAACCTTGGAGGAGCTTAGCTCTGATGAGCAGAAGTGGAAATCAACAGATGCAAAtgatgattctgaagatgattagtttgatgatgattctgaaggCAACACCAAAAACTCTTGCGACATTGACAAGCGAAAAATGTCACTTGATGTATAATAGTAATAGTAGATGTTCGTTTCCCACTTGTATGATGGCAATTATCATATAGTAGGCTAGTATTAGGAGTCTGACCTTAATTCACTTTGTTTGCTTGTTATTTGTATCTTGGATTCGAAACAAGTTTGGATTGTTTTGCCCAATAAATGCTTTTTGTTCTTCTTTCCCTCGCTTATTATGGGTATCTTGTTCTTTCCTATGATTAGTAAGAGTGGCATTGTAGTTCCATGtagaagaagcaactccaactgTGTAACTTGTTCTTTCTGGTTAATTtcatttgtttgatttattattaataGTAATGTTACATTATTATGAtttgttcaattcaattgtGTGCGTGTTTATAATTTGTTGTCTAATTAAGGATTATTGATGCAGCTAAGGACAAATGAAACAAATTCTGATATCTCAAGTTCAATAATTTTGTGTATGCTGTAAAATGCATGTATGCAGTAGTATAGACTGCTATACAATGTATCCTGTTGTGTGATTACTCAGTCAAATGCGAAGATCGTCCATATTTCCCTCATGACCCAACAACCTTTATATAACTAAGGCTCCTATATCTCATGTTTCTCGATCAAAAACTTCTCATACATTTTCCttgaacaaaaaagaaaatatcatatACAAAAATTAGCCTGCAAtgatcaaattattttcattaaagATGAGTGCATGTTATGTAATTCTGCCTCGGAATCTTGTCTGTACCTTTCCTTTCAATTCTATTTGCATGTGAAGTTTGAAGACTCATTTCAAATTGGCTTGGggtttcttttattgttttatttttttattttttttattttagcgAAAGATTCAAAGACAAGAGGAGTAAGAAGGTAAAAGAGCTACTTTGGCTTGCGGTTACTTAAAATGTCTAGAATGTAagaaattatatcatttttaatgGAGATTTGCATAAGGAAATGAATTTcctcataaaaactaaaatgcaCAAGGTAGTGAATAGaattaaaactattttattgtGTCAATAGTTAGGTGAGATCAGTAAAATTGCAGCAttagtttgtaaaaaaaaaaataccattatTAGACATCACAAATCTCGTATTCAAAACTTAATTTCTTATGCAGGAAGCATACTCCCTATCTCTGAGTCAAAGGTCCTTGAGGTTAGTGATATAGCTTAGATTAACATACGAGTTTTTTCAACTGAGATAAGTAAAGTTCTTTGTAAGGGTTTAACACTTAGCAGTAACAATATATCAGCTAATCGAAGAAGAACTGGATAATCTATGCTCATTTATTGATTGCATTGAAACATTAGAAGATAAGTTGATACAGTTATCAAAAGGAAACTTATGGAACTATGTCCATTTGGAGTAAAACAATGAAGTAGCAGAGAAGGGGATAATAAATAGAGAAGTCATTATGGTGTTCTAAACACGTTGAAAAAAATGCTTATATCATCCATAATCCATTAGATTGTATTATTAACTCGGAATTGAGAAGGAAGTGGCCTTCCTATATTATATCTTTTGATATCCAAACAGGTCAACAAGAATTCCaagtttatacaaaaaatagagCTAAATATCAGTTTGACTTCCATCTGCCAATATGAGATCAGAGATGCGCAGTCAAAGGTAGTTCAAAAAATCTTAGAGGTAGCTAACTATACTCCTCTGCTAGCATAGGCAACAAAGTGAAACAATGACTTCTAACGCGAGACATCTGTAAAATAATCATTCCAATGAAATTCTACCCAACAGAGGCTAAACCACACAAGTTCATGGGATCTTTACAATGGAAGAAACACATCACTGACCTTATGTGATCCATCCACCCACCCATCAGCCCTTATGACTCGAGTTCGAGTATCTACTATCTTCCGTTCCTTACCTAATTGTTTGCCTTATACTCATGAACCCCCAAACCTCCATGTACTAAGAACCAGACCACTTCTAGTCAGCCTTCTAAAAAAGCCCAACACACAACACAAAACCCACAATTAAATCCAAAGCATGCTTCATACATAATTGAAAACTGCTGACAGCAGCAAAATTATAAACTGTTAAATATTCCATACAATGCacaaaaaggttaaaaaaaattgaaaatttaaccTGAGTATAAATAATTTAGATGCTGAATTGTTTTAGCAAAAGATGAATCAACGGTTTTTCAAGACGATTaattgtgcataaataatttacaCAGACGATTATCTCCCCGTACATTGCACAGTCACCCATCCTAGGACTTCATACATGAATCAGCTTAAGAGAAGGATCAAGGgacttcaaaataaatatctaGTAAAAGTTACATACCTCATGATCACGACCCTCAGCAGCAATAAACAACCCGCCAACATATACTAACGGACAACAATACTAGGCTGTAAAAGATATATAACAAGAAGCAAACACCACCAACCAAAAAGCAGTAACACACAAATCACCAAGTGTTATTATGGCAATGAAGTAGTAAATTATCATGAATTCCCCGATAGAACCTAATATTCTCCTATCTGCAAATTCCCATTCCCTGGCTACTGCtatgtcaaatttctctataaTACAAAGCCCTGCCTCAAGGAATGAATGTAGTATGCAACCTCTAGGGCTCATTTGAGAGTGCCCTCAACTGTCTCAAGTCTGACCTGATTCTCACTGTTTTCTATTTATTACATTCGGTTACAGCAGCAGTTGGTTACAATTGGTTAGTTTCCCCCTAAATCTGCCCATCAATATAAAAATGGTGAACAAATAATAAGTCAACATGGATATGCAgatctcacacacacacaagtgtTTGAGAAAAATGGTTGGGGGGAGGGGAAGAGAATGACATAGAGTTGAATTCAATTTCTTCAAGATGCCCAAAGGATCCCACATGACAAAAGTTAAATTAAGATGCTTCAAATTCACCATGGAGTTACTTCTTCTCCATGGAACTACAATGCCACTCtatcaccactcctactaataaGTCACAGGAAAGAACAAGATACCCATAATAAGCATTATTTGGGCATAATAATCCAAACTTGTTACAAATCCAAGATACTAGCAATAAGGTAAACATACAGAGTGAACTAAGGTCCGACTCTTGAAACATAGTACGACTACTAGCCTACTATAGGATGATTGCCATCACACGAGTGGGAAATGAACATCTACTATTACTATTATACAGACATTTTTCGCTTGTCATTGTCGCAAGAGATTTTGGTTTTGCCTTCAGAATCATCAAACTAAGGCATAATCAGCACCAAAAACAGAATCATCATTTGCATCTGCTGATTTCCACTTCTGCACATCAGAAGAGCTCAGCTCCTCCAAGGTTGAAATGTCCTCAGATTCTTTGCCTTTTCCTCCTGCATGAATCAATAACATTAAAATTCTAAACAAGCAcacaattgaattgaactaaTCAAAATGAAACAATCTTAAATCCGAAACAAATGAAATCAGAAAGAACAATAATACCCCCGGGGACACGTCGTTTGAGCATGGTCTCCTCGAATGCTTGGAGGATGAAATCTCCATCAGAAAATTTTGTCTTTATCGCCTTTGGTTGGTCCTCATCTGCATCAATAATTATTAATCAGACAAGCACGCACacaattgaattgaacaaaCTATAATGAAGAAACGTTATTATTAGTAAATTAGTAAATTAAGCAAATGAAATCAATCAGAAAGAACAATAATAACAACCGAAAATCTCTCTGAGTTTCcatttcaaataaaattcaaattaaagacATGCACACGGTTGAATTGAACTAATCATGATGAAAcattgtcaaataaaatcagaaAGAACAATAATACCTTTGATTTTCCAGTATGAAATGTCGTAGTCGTCAaaatcttcttcattttctgtaaatgtatcaatcaataataattaccAGACACATTCTAAACACATGAAGAAACATCCTTAAAtcagaaaaaacaataataccAAATTCTTCATCCCGCTCATCATAGCTGTCCTCAAATtgttcttcttttgttttttctgcatcgatcaataataataataataattacccAAAACATTATAAACATTAACAACTGAAATAAGTCAGAAAGAAGAGTAGTAATACTTCGGTAGAAATAGTGGAAATCATCAGGGGTCATGCATTTGATGGAGTTTGATTTGTCTTTGAACACATAATATTCTCCTTTTACTGTTACAGCATCGTTAGCatccatcaatcaatcaaaaattaattaccaacaacaacacattcaaaaatcataatgaaacattctaaattcaaacaaatgAAATCAGAAAGAACATCCTTGAattcattttctaatttttcttttcttttttctgcgTGATGAAACATTAACAAATGAAATATGCCAGCAAGAAGAGTAGTAATACTTTCATAATCAAAGCCATAATCTGCTTTTTTCGGTTCCTCCGCCAGTTTATCAGAGCTCATGACATCGCATTTTCTCTTTTTCGACTTTGAAATTTTCTCAGATTCTTCATCTGcatcaataatcattaatcagATAAGGAATTATAAACACgcacaaatttgaattgaactAATCATCATGATAgaacattattattaataaattaagcACGCAAGTGAAAACAATCAGAGAGAACAATGATAATACCTCTGATGATCTCTTTGATTTTCCCTTTCATCGCCGTCAGAGTACTATTCgccaaaattgcaaaaaatcGCACTTGGTTCGGATGAATTCGGATGACTTTTGCGCTGAACCgcgcggtttggttcggtttgcggtttgcatctcagcaaccgaaccaaaccaaaccaaaccgcaagaaTAATGAATGTTACTTAAACATGTAATAGCCCAATTACATAGCCCAAGGATAATCTCTTTTGATTCGATTTTTCCATTGTTGCACCATCAGATTCAATTCTAATTCCTTTCCATCTCTTTTAATTCATTTCCagtgatgaatttgtttccttttcttcccaataatttgtttcatgcttatgtttcttcttaattttacctattttgatataagttttacctaatattttatcatataaacaacaaaataaaatgccctatgtttattttgtaataagttggcaatattagagttaatgtaatattttttatctcgcGATAAACCgcacaaaccaaaccaatccaaaccgcattggtttggtttggtttggatgactttttaaaaatcaactgaaccaaaccaaaccgcatgcttttttatctcgcagtttggatgacttttatgctcaaaaccgaaccaaaccgcaccgcgaacacccctagtTATATGGCCGAGAAACACCAGTAAAAGACGAAAATGccccatcggcagttaactatcgaaaTAATAAACCGGCTACAGTTAACTACTGAAGTTCCTTCGACAGTTGCCGacgaaaaaaggaaagaaaaaaaaaccatcggCACTTAAGTGTCGAGGAACTATTTCATACCTTAGTCAATTTAATAATTATCCCTTAGTCTCAATGCAAAATTGATGTTGTGATTATTGTAGTGGAGTATATTCTCTTATCTCTTAGTTGTACCGCAAGAGTtggaaaattatttatttctgaagattttaaaattatagaGTCTTGTACTGCAAGAGGAGTGCTTCAGTATAATAAAAAAGGTATGAAATAGTTGccgatggtttttttttttcttcccttttttcatcggcagttaactgccgaaggaacTTCGGTAGTTAATTGCAGTCAGTTTATTATTTCgatagttaactgtcgagggggCATTTTTGTCTTTTACTGGTGTTTCTCAGCCATATAACATGTGTCAACAGAACAAAAATTGTACAatatttaagaaactaaaatgttttttttcatttttgtcttCTTCATTATtccttcaaatgtttttttttaagaaactaaaattgtATATATTATCAACAGAACAAGTCGttcctagcacaaggtgtgaccaggaaaaacaagaaagtttgtacaatatttacaattcgaaaaaaataaaactaaaaaggaAGAGTGAAAGAAATAACTATTCGTAGCCCAACGTTGCTAGGggactaagccaccaaccatggTAATTGATTAGAACTGTAATTTCTCCTTCAACCACGAGAAGGAAAGATACTTTAAATGTTATTATAAATCGTAgattttttaactttaaatgtCATATTAGACTTTTTTTGTGGTGGCGGAGTTTGAACTcccgaccttgcatatattatgcattgtccttaccattGAGCTAAGTTCACAAGGACAAATGTCATATTAGACTAATTTTAAATGGTTAATTtccaataataaataatcaaattaaaattataaacaaaaagaataaaaaattcgGAAGGCAACTCATATTCAATCGCATTctcaccacacaaaaaaaaaaattaattattttaaaattaaatatgttagaTTTTGGCCaatgattaaaattttattatactATTATTTAAACAAATCAAAGTAGTTGTTTAAGTTCATGAAcaattatatgatttaattcattattatttaagaaaaaatatatgccgtttgagatgattttaatgtttgtttttttggaatattactCAAAACTGTGATAATAATGATTTTgtatctccatttttttttgttggtgaatCTTATCTTTTTTTGGTGTGGATTTGTATCTCCGTTTAATTTAACGATGAAGATTTTGAAGGTGTATTGAGTTATTGAAATCATGACTACATGAtggattaagattgaattgtaggttttaaaacttgaataagttacctagctttaaaaattatcaatgttggccgttttgcTACTTGATACAGACTTTGTCGATAATGATTCTTTAAAGCCATTTAACTTGTAAATCTTTGGTGAATAGCTTTGTATGGTTAAATGAAGTTATGTGAGTGACTTGTTAAGTGTTCGATATGATGTTCATCATAAGATTATTGTATTTCATCCTTACTTGGAATATGGGAAATTCATGTATTGATATTGAattatgagaagaagatgatagttgtaaatacatatatattgattaattatgatgttgttgatgaatatatatatatgttgaatgATTGCGGTGAATTGTTGGTGAGTGCATATATGTCAAGTAACTGTGAATTGTTGGTGAATGCATATATGCTAAGTGTTTGGTGAGATTGTGGTGAATTGTTTGTATGAACATATGTATTGTTGTTGAGATATATGTTTATACATACATGACTGATGGTTACGGATTTTATATCCAATGCGGTGAATGgtttgtgtgaacatatgcattgttgtcgagtcatatgttcatgcattcatgacTGATGGTGACGGATTTTATATCCAAATTGTAAGAGGAGGGGTACTCTTACATATGATGTTCAGTTGGCATCATGGGGCGACGGCCTAGACGTTGGTGACGACGGTACCGCATGCATCTagaagagtctagaacattgcatgcatttgaGTAATTGATGAGTCgtgtcataattgaatatgtgaccTAATGAATTTGTGCATTGGTGGAATTTAGTGAATGTTGTGATTATGTGGATTGGTGTATATGTACATTGGTGAATTTTGTTGACGgttgtgaataattgaattatgCTCTAATTGCATTGTCTTACTTGCTCGTGCTTATACACTTGGTGAATGtatttgatgataattattttggtgataGTGATGAGGTGATAattatatatgtgtatatatatgatgtgatgattcctttgataatgataattacTTGCTTGTAactttgaaatgatgaattataTTTGTTGAGTTAAGTATGCTAAGTGAAGAATAATGTGAGTAATCCtttcttgattgttgttgatgaatgatgaGCTTATGTCGATGACTTGATTAGTGATTGAATATGTTGCTATGTGAtaaatattttagcaagtgtactaaatactatcgaagtagtaaaaatatcgttcccacgaggactgtgttaatctcaatttagtaataaagtaaatatttaggatgtataaattattttgtttagattttatttgattgcataaaattaaataatataaaataaagattgaattagaaaatatagatttggttagaaaatatgaagagagatgagatcaggtcttttgaatcatctatgttcccctaattggtatactgcacctattcttatgaatgattttctagttccacgatagttaacaaaatagtcctaatcaatcccttgacttaggactctcttctcaaactacagcccttaattccttaggtggtctaataatctttgaaggttttaagaacgttaacctaatatcactaataaaggattatcaattcctagactaaccatgattattagaacaattcaattctgtctaagtagaaagctatggtcagtagtcattcattctcactaaatcatgtttatatttgatcagaatataaaaagcattaagaacaattgaattgaataaaaactagattgtcattcacaataaatagagtttcacagcaacgtggttcaattagggttacaaagaatcatctcagacctaatctctaagagatttagctactcataattgagtttacaaatagcataatcaatagtggaatcaaaacatacatgaaatgatagaaggttgaagaaatcgccctcctagcTGTCTTGTAGTGttaaaatcgcactttgctctctccaaatcCTAACCCTTGTGTTTGGAACTGACTTCATCTTAAATAGGCAAATCTGGATGCGCGcaaaatcgcgccacggttggcaaaatcgcgccacgattcCTTCAAGACCCTAAATTCCTTCCAGATCCTTCCTTAAAATCGTAGCGCGCTGCTAAAAATCGTACCACAATTTCAGCAGCTCAAAAACATGCCTCTTTGGTTCTTGTTACTGTTGTAGTTTAGTCCGTTCTTGTTACAATGTTGCCGCGTCTTCCGCCATGTTGGGTGATTGTTCTGTTGACGGATGTAAAACATTACCCCTTTTCAGATTCGATCTGTTTTGGGTTTTGGTTGGTTGTATGTTGGAACTCAAGATTGTGGAGGCAGATATGCTAATATAAGAATTACTTATATGTATCAAGAGCTTAATTTTGTATGAATTATCTTATATGTATAGAATCAaagaaaagttaatttttttggttacaaagaaAAGTTAATTGATATAAGAATTACTTATCAATTcacttaattgatattttttcttcatcttctattTTGCATATATAAGAACTTTGGTTGCAGTCgtttgattataatgttattacATATCACGCTATCCTCATTATAAGTTTAAGTATGAGATATCCTTTGAAATATAATGTGCAaattgtaacagcccgattttcgatagaattattttaattgttttaatatgtgtttttatgtgcttgtgtgtgattatttatcattgtgtgcattttaatggattttcgtgttagaagggtaatttggtcatttgGTAAGTAAGGGTACTTTAGTAAATTCatggtgaggattatttttagtgtttcaagtgaaaaccattattttactaagttattaATGTAGTAATTAGTTGTGAGCCGATATATGaccattgttattattttaccgttaggtgagtagaaacattttagaattgtgaTTGAGTGAGTTAAGTCCACTAAGGCATTAGGGTTAAGCTCATTTGAGAATAGCCTATATAAAccttgtcttaagagaaaatatggttcatttttcatttcataagattttgagagaggtagagagagaaagtgcaagAGAATAGGAAAAAGGGTTAGAAGGGAGAGAAGCTTGAAGACTCAAGAGGTGATAGAGAatctaggagctaaattgaagctttgACTAGGATTATTTGCTACTtcaggtaagggggttagatttcaaccataatcaattagttgtaatttttcaataattgcatggttaagtgcttaattgaataaatgattACTTTGTTCATAgttgttgaaattcgtgctctagttatgatgatatgtttgaatacatgAAATTgctgataattgaattgttgttggtgaaattgcatgttcatagtatgtgaaaatgatgCATTGTGAATTGTACTCCAATTGTTGAattgtgctatgttgttgttgaattgtgatgagaatcatgttaattgatgttgttgttgctaagagatattgttgttgatgactcgtggcttgggtgttcataaatcatgatttgatgatgagaaataagttgttgttgttggttttgtaaaaaggggttgatttggtgaattatgtTTAAATGGTATTTGTTGTCATCTTTGATGTGTTCTTGAGAGCCATTTTGAGTACTATGACCTGTAAACGAACTTTGGAAACATAATTGAAtcttgggagatcaaaattggaatttttggatgaaaaaagGTTGAAACCCGTAttatttttctgcaaaactatgactgttcgcttaagcgaacgcgtAAGCGAACAATCACAGTAGATTCTGGAGCTCGGTCGCTTAAGTGAACTGATA harbors:
- the LOC25493559 gene encoding uncharacterized protein, producing the protein MKGKIKEIIRDEESEKISKSKKRKCDVMSSDKLAEEPKKADYGFDYEIKGEYYVFKDKSNSIKCMTPDDFHYFYRKKTKEEQFEDSYDERDEEFENEEDFDDYDISYWKIKDEDQPKAIKTKFSDGDFILQAFEETMLKRRVPGGGKGKESEDISTLEELSSSDVQKWKSADANDDSVFGADYALV